A genomic segment from Rickettsia endosymbiont of Lasioglossum villosulum encodes:
- a CDS encoding efflux RND transporter periplasmic adaptor subunit encodes MLKIIMRNLVLTILVVLLVILLIWLVIHRNKKNNLSNIAAPVEVTKVIRKDAPYIIELAGNAETYQTADIKSQVTGQILSVNFDDGQEVKADDLLYEIDPRPFQNQLQQAEASLLSDTYNLENAIKEEARYRNLYKENAVSEEQYLQMLTNMNVLKAAVERDKAVIADANLQIEYSKIVAPFDGKLSESNVDIGNLAQAGLTTLVTINTISPIYVSFPVPEEHLNKINKSQKNSDLSLIVKTSNGQEVTDGEIVFIDNTIDSNSGTIKLKATLPNKDEILCPGQFVRVSLSVYTEKDALVVPSKAIQTNDQGPYVFIVDKNNKAVIKNVEIAFSNDDFVVIKSGVEEGEIVVTNGQLRLNNNTEVVIKESD; translated from the coding sequence ATGCTTAAAATAATAATGCGGAATTTGGTATTAACGATATTAGTAGTACTACTTGTAATATTATTAATTTGGTTAGTGATACATCGGAACAAAAAAAATAACTTAAGCAATATCGCAGCACCGGTTGAAGTAACAAAAGTTATTAGAAAAGATGCACCATATATTATAGAGCTTGCGGGTAATGCCGAAACTTATCAAACTGCAGATATTAAGTCACAAGTTACTGGACAAATATTAAGTGTAAATTTTGATGATGGGCAGGAAGTAAAAGCAGATGATTTATTATATGAAATTGATCCTCGTCCATTTCAAAATCAATTACAACAAGCAGAAGCAAGTTTATTAAGTGATACATATAACCTTGAAAATGCTATTAAAGAAGAAGCACGATATAGAAATTTATATAAAGAAAATGCTGTTTCTGAAGAGCAATATTTACAGATGCTTACTAATATGAACGTGCTTAAAGCTGCTGTTGAACGTGATAAGGCTGTTATTGCTGATGCAAATTTACAAATTGAATATTCAAAAATAGTAGCACCTTTTGACGGCAAACTTAGCGAAAGTAATGTAGATATAGGAAATCTAGCACAAGCAGGCTTAACTACTTTAGTAACTATTAACACTATCTCGCCTATTTATGTTAGTTTTCCTGTACCGGAAGAGCATTTAAATAAAATCAATAAATCTCAAAAAAATTCTGATTTATCATTAATAGTTAAAACTTCAAATGGTCAAGAAGTCACAGATGGAGAGATTGTATTCATTGACAATACAATTGACTCTAATAGCGGTACTATCAAACTTAAAGCAACCCTACCCAATAAAGATGAAATATTATGCCCTGGTCAATTTGTCCGTGTTTCCTTAAGTGTCTATACGGAAAAAGATGCTTTGGTAGTTCCATCTAAAGCAATACAAACCAATGATCAAGGACCGTATGTATTTATTGTTGATAAAAATAATAAAGCAGTAATTAAAAATGTAGAAATAGCTTTTTCTAATGATGATTTTGTTGTTATTAAAAGTGGTGTAGAAGAGGGAGAGATAGTAGTCACCAATGGACAGTTAAGATTAAATAACAATACGGAAGTCGTAATTAAAGAAAGCGATTAG
- a CDS encoding efflux RND transporter permease subunit — MLIGIVKKNAIMIIDFALELERTSNKSSKDAILEACTIRFRPIMMTTLAALMGAMPIALGIGSTGAERRSLGLAVVGGLLTSQLLTLYITPIIFLYLEAAKRKLQSMSSRDLFTGSS, encoded by the coding sequence ATGTTAATCGGTATCGTTAAGAAAAATGCTATTATGATTATCGACTTTGCCTTAGAGCTTGAACGTACTAGCAATAAAAGTTCCAAAGATGCGATTTTAGAGGCTTGCACTATAAGATTTAGACCTATAATGATGACAACCTTAGCGGCATTAATGGGTGCTATGCCGATAGCTCTTGGGATTGGTAGCACAGGAGCAGAAAGAAGATCACTAGGACTTGCAGTAGTTGGCGGGCTTCTTACTTCACAATTACTAACTCTCTACATCACTCCTATTATCTTCCTATATCTAGAAGCAGCTAAAAGAAAACTCCAATCCATGTCATCCCGTGATTTATTCACGGGTTCCAGTTAA
- the mdh gene encoding malate dehydrogenase: MKKNPKISLIGSGNIGGTLAHLISLKNLGDIVLFDVAEGIPQGKALDIMQANTLAGSDIKIKGTNNYADIKDSDAIIITAGLPRKPGMSRDDLISVNTGIMKSVAENVKKYAPNAFVIVITNPLDVMVYVMLKESGLPHNKVIGMAGVLDSSRFNLFLAEEFKVSTNSVSSIVLGGHGDAMVPLARYSTVKGVPIPDLVKMGLSTNERIEKIIDRTRNGGGEIVALLKTGSAYYAPAASAVEMLESYLQDKRQILTCAAYLQGEYGVKDLYAGVPIIIGKNGVEKVIELQLTTDEQALFDKSVDGVKKLIEALK; encoded by the coding sequence ATGAAAAAAAATCCAAAAATCTCATTAATAGGAAGCGGTAATATAGGTGGAACGCTTGCTCATTTAATCAGTCTTAAAAACTTAGGTGATATAGTATTATTTGATGTGGCTGAAGGGATTCCACAAGGCAAAGCTCTAGATATAATGCAAGCAAATACTCTAGCAGGCTCTGATATCAAGATCAAAGGTACAAATAATTATGCAGATATAAAAGATTCTGATGCTATAATTATCACTGCTGGTTTGCCTAGAAAACCTGGCATGAGTAGAGACGATTTAATTAGCGTCAATACCGGTATTATGAAAAGCGTTGCAGAAAATGTTAAAAAATATGCTCCTAATGCTTTTGTAATAGTAATTACCAACCCGCTAGATGTTATGGTTTACGTAATGCTGAAAGAAAGCGGCTTGCCACATAATAAAGTCATTGGTATGGCTGGCGTACTTGATTCCTCAAGATTTAACCTTTTTCTTGCTGAGGAGTTTAAAGTGTCAACTAATAGCGTTAGCAGTATAGTTCTTGGCGGTCATGGTGATGCTATGGTACCGCTTGCTAGATATTCTACTGTGAAAGGCGTGCCTATACCTGACTTAGTAAAGATGGGGTTATCAACCAACGAGCGTATCGAAAAAATAATTGATCGCACTAGAAATGGCGGTGGCGAAATCGTGGCACTACTTAAAACAGGATCAGCTTATTATGCCCCTGCTGCTTCTGCTGTAGAAATGCTTGAATCTTATTTACAAGATAAACGACAAATTCTAACCTGTGCTGCTTACTTGCAAGGTGAATATGGCGTAAAAGATTTATATGCCGGTGTGCCAATTATTATAGGCAAAAATGGCGTAGAAAAAGTAATCGAGCTGCAACTAACTACCGATGAGCAAGCTTTATTTGATAAGTCAGTAGACGGAGTTAAAAAGTTGATTGAAGCGTTGAAGTAA
- a CDS encoding lysozyme inhibitor LprI family protein yields MRKIIILYLIFFNYLTYASDSKIDCDNAYTQFDMNYCANEDFKKADKELNQLYREILKYTSEEETNLLKKSQNLWIKLRDADCEFGSFQVREGTVFPMILSMCLAGKTKVRIEELKNILECSEGDLSCRVLRNR; encoded by the coding sequence ATGAGAAAAATAATCATTTTATATTTAATATTTTTTAATTATTTAACTTATGCATCTGATTCTAAAATTGATTGTGATAATGCATATACACAATTTGATATGAATTATTGTGCTAACGAAGATTTTAAAAAAGCTGATAAAGAATTAAATCAACTTTATCGAGAAATATTAAAATACACTTCAGAAGAAGAAACTAATTTATTAAAAAAATCCCAAAATTTATGGATTAAATTGCGTGATGCCGATTGTGAATTCGGAAGCTTTCAGGTCCGCGAGGGTACTGTATTTCCAATGATATTAAGTATGTGTTTAGCAGGTAAAACCAAAGTCCGCATTGAAGAACTTAAAAATATACTAGAATGCTCGGAAGGTGATCTTAGTTGTCGGGTACTGCGAAATAGATAA